A DNA window from Pontiella agarivorans contains the following coding sequences:
- a CDS encoding Mrp/NBP35 family ATP-binding protein, with protein sequence MSECAAKPPHNPEEERRKINDRMAQVKHKICVLSGKGGVGKSTVAVNLAVALAEAGRRVGLLDVDIHGPSVPTMLGIGPVLLTGTNESIQPVCVGSLNVMSVGFLCEDADNPFIWRGPMKMGVIRQFLGDVEWGELDYLIVDCPPGTGDEPLSICQLIEEPSGAVIVTTPQQVAAVDVRKSLRFCEKLSMPVLGIVENMSGFTCPKCGEVLDIFLSGGGESMAADFGVPFLGKLPIDPAVGRACDSGRPFIQSHAASETARLLNDIIEPLLKLGQHCTEDKVESGRVKELSGKNEL encoded by the coding sequence ATGAGTGAATGCGCTGCGAAACCTCCGCATAATCCGGAAGAGGAACGCCGGAAAATCAATGACCGTATGGCGCAGGTGAAGCATAAAATCTGCGTGTTGTCCGGCAAAGGCGGTGTCGGGAAAAGTACCGTGGCGGTAAATCTGGCGGTTGCGCTGGCGGAAGCCGGTCGGCGTGTCGGTTTGCTGGATGTTGATATTCACGGTCCCAGTGTTCCGACGATGCTCGGGATCGGCCCGGTTCTGCTGACGGGGACCAATGAATCGATTCAACCGGTTTGTGTCGGAAGCTTGAACGTGATGTCGGTGGGTTTTCTGTGCGAAGATGCCGATAATCCGTTTATTTGGCGCGGCCCTATGAAAATGGGGGTTATCCGGCAGTTTCTCGGCGATGTTGAATGGGGTGAACTGGATTATCTGATTGTCGACTGTCCGCCGGGAACCGGGGATGAGCCGTTATCGATCTGTCAACTGATTGAGGAGCCGTCCGGTGCGGTGATTGTGACGACGCCCCAGCAGGTGGCTGCAGTGGATGTGAGGAAATCGCTGCGGTTCTGTGAAAAACTGTCTATGCCGGTGCTGGGTATTGTAGAGAATATGAGCGGTTTCACCTGCCCGAAATGCGGTGAAGTGCTGGATATTTTTCTTTCCGGCGGCGGCGAATCTATGGCGGCGGATTTCGGGGTGCCGTTTCTTGGAAAACTTCCGATTGATCCGGCGGTTGGCAGGGCGTGCGATTCGGGCCGGCCTTTTATTCAGAGTCATGCCGCTTCCGAAACCGCGCGGCTGCTTAATGATATCATCGAACCTCTTTTGAAGCTCGGGCAGCACTGTACCGAGGACAAGGTGGAAAGCGGCCGGGTTAAGGAGCTTTCGGGAAAAAATGAATTATAA
- a CDS encoding DUF134 domain-containing protein codes for MPRPENIREIKHMPDLTWFKPTGVPMHSIEEVVLSFDEIEAVRLADHEGLYQEQVAEQMKVSRQTVGRILTSARGKIADALVNGKAIRMEGGAVVVREKTCCGKRQRRRQRGACKQPNAKEAQDAE; via the coding sequence ATGCCGAGACCTGAAAACATCCGTGAAATCAAGCACATGCCCGATCTGACCTGGTTCAAGCCGACGGGGGTGCCGATGCACAGCATTGAGGAAGTCGTTCTTTCGTTCGACGAAATTGAGGCGGTGCGTTTGGCGGATCACGAAGGGTTGTATCAGGAGCAGGTGGCGGAGCAGATGAAGGTTTCCCGACAGACGGTCGGTCGGATTCTGACTTCGGCGCGGGGGAAAATTGCCGATGCTCTGGTGAACGGGAAGGCGATCCGGATGGAAGGCGGGGCGGTTGTGGTTCGGGAAAAAACCTGCTGCGGAAAACGGCAGCGACGCCGGCAGCGGGGTGCATGTAAACAACCAAACGCAAAGGAGGCACAAGATGCCGAATAG
- a CDS encoding NifB/NifX family molybdenum-iron cluster-binding protein, translating into MKIAISTSGEDLSAPVDTRFGRAPRFLIYHMETGTFSLKENKQNLNAAQGAGIQSAACVCEEQVDAVITGNCGPKAFAVLDAAGIKVYTCGSTAISEAIDQLRQGQLHPADEANVEGHWV; encoded by the coding sequence ATGAAAATCGCCATAAGCACATCCGGCGAAGACCTCAGCGCGCCCGTGGACACCCGTTTCGGGCGCGCGCCGCGGTTCCTGATATATCATATGGAAACAGGAACGTTTTCGCTGAAGGAAAATAAACAGAACCTCAATGCGGCACAGGGGGCGGGCATTCAGTCTGCCGCCTGTGTCTGTGAGGAGCAGGTGGATGCGGTGATCACGGGAAACTGCGGTCCCAAAGCGTTTGCGGTACTGGATGCCGCCGGGATCAAGGTTTACACCTGTGGAAGCACGGCTATATCGGAAGCCATTGATCAGTTGCGTCAAGGCCAACTGCATCCGGCTGATGAGGCAAACGTGGAAGGTCACTGGGTGTAA
- a CDS encoding NifB/NifX family molybdenum-iron cluster-binding protein: MKIAIPTAEGKLCMHFGHCEVFTLLDVDPEKKTITASSELVPPPHEPGVLPAWLAEQGATAIIAGGMGSRAQQLFAQNNIETIVGAPSGEPRAVAEAWLGGELVPGSNACDH, encoded by the coding sequence ATGAAAATTGCGATACCTACTGCAGAAGGAAAACTGTGTATGCACTTCGGCCACTGCGAAGTGTTCACCCTGCTGGATGTTGATCCGGAGAAAAAGACGATTACGGCCAGCTCTGAATTGGTTCCGCCGCCGCATGAGCCCGGGGTTTTGCCGGCCTGGCTGGCCGAGCAGGGGGCTACGGCGATTATCGCCGGGGGCATGGGCTCGCGTGCGCAGCAGCTTTTTGCCCAGAATAATATTGAAACCATCGTGGGGGCGCCATCCGGAGAGCCCCGGGCGGTTGCGGAAGCCTGGCTGGGGGGCGAACTGGTGCCCGGAAGCAATGCGTGTGATCACTGA
- the dnaE gene encoding DNA polymerase III subunit alpha — protein MSSVPFAHLHFHTCYSLLDSTAKVKPSVQAAADMGMQYLAMTDHAVLYGAVEFYKACYGAGIKPIIGCDMYVARHGIGHRETMRDNMSLVLLAETQEGYANLVKLVSIAHLEGMYYKPRIDKELLKKYSKGLIALSGDMRGEVAEACRNDDVKAAIELALEYSDIMGKGNFFLELFDHGLDEEKTIRENLLRVAEATGLPIVATNDVHYIRQEHADAHDVLTCLQRGYLVADPNRYRYHGDQYYMKSGEEMAELFNDHPEAISNSIEIAQRCNVEFFFPEKAEDLHFPFFPLPEGFTSDYDYLVHLGKEGLRKLYGIEDLDHPKNDYEKTINERFYYEVSVIKKTNYINYFLVVADFIQWARAQGIPVGPGRGSGAGSLLAYSLAITTIEPLKYNLIFERFLNPDRVSPPDFDIDFCPTKRQDVIQYVREKYGEECCGQIITFGTLGAKTLMRDLGRVLEIPLPYCDRLAKMIPDTPGTTMEKALAESPEFKQATSTEPDALRIMKYAKLLEGLPRHTGMHAAGVVIGEKPLIEIIPLTKEAKEGLTVVQFEKGPTEEIGLLKMDFLGLKNLTIIYEACDLIKRNHGVEIDPEKLDIKDAKAFELLARGDTVGVFQLESGGMRDTLRQVAPDCIEDIIAILALYRPGPMQFIPTYIKRKHGQETVEYDHPILEPILEETNGIIVYQEQIQQAAQKLAGFSLGQGDILRRAMGKKKPEVMAEQRGKFVEGCKETNGIDEKLANKIFDNITEFAKYGFNKSHSTAYGFVTYQTAWLKAHYPAEFMAALLSGEMGNSDKLTQFIGEAKEMGIDVLPPSVNESIGHFNAVQDGGGIRFGLAAIKGVGEGVVEEIVKERDQNGPFLGLMDFCARITSANKKVIESLIRSGAFDFSSAHRAQLFNGIDIAIGRAAEALKDKASGQVSMFDMMAGSEAEESSAGSDDELPEVKPWSESDMLAAEKELIGFFISGHPLARFEWVINKFALKKVAEVGKLLPGTRTRCGGMVTEMRKLFTKKDQKPMAVFRIEGLEGSINAIIFPGPYEQYGHLLTEDATLMFGGTMLDEEGGDPKLQIMEIFPLDSAASTFCDRVSIHLPEIGVNEQVIGELKSTIQQFRGPIPLHICIEFAEGQKIFLNTDHDYKVRPCDKLVHGIEQVIGEGTVFVAAKSDALKNPPKPRKWERKKT, from the coding sequence GTGAGTAGTGTACCGTTTGCCCATCTTCATTTTCACACCTGCTACAGTCTGCTCGACAGCACGGCGAAGGTAAAACCGTCGGTTCAGGCGGCGGCGGATATGGGGATGCAGTATCTGGCGATGACAGACCATGCGGTGCTTTACGGGGCGGTGGAATTCTATAAGGCGTGTTACGGCGCGGGCATTAAACCGATTATCGGCTGCGACATGTATGTGGCGCGCCACGGGATCGGCCACCGTGAAACGATGCGCGACAATATGAGCCTGGTGCTGCTGGCGGAGACGCAGGAGGGCTATGCCAACCTGGTGAAGCTGGTTTCGATCGCCCACCTTGAGGGCATGTATTACAAACCGCGTATCGACAAAGAGCTGCTGAAAAAATACAGCAAGGGGCTGATTGCTTTGTCGGGCGATATGCGCGGCGAGGTGGCGGAGGCCTGCCGGAATGATGATGTGAAGGCGGCGATTGAGCTGGCGCTGGAATATTCCGACATCATGGGCAAAGGCAATTTTTTCCTGGAACTCTTTGATCATGGGCTGGATGAGGAGAAAACCATCCGCGAAAACCTGCTGCGGGTGGCCGAGGCGACCGGTCTGCCGATTGTGGCAACCAACGATGTCCATTATATTCGGCAGGAGCATGCCGACGCGCACGACGTTTTGACCTGCCTGCAGCGCGGCTATCTGGTGGCCGACCCGAACCGTTACCGGTATCACGGTGATCAATATTATATGAAAAGCGGCGAAGAGATGGCCGAACTTTTCAACGATCATCCGGAAGCGATTTCCAATAGCATCGAAATCGCACAGCGCTGCAATGTGGAGTTTTTCTTCCCCGAAAAGGCGGAAGATCTTCACTTCCCGTTCTTTCCCCTGCCCGAAGGGTTTACATCCGACTACGATTATCTGGTGCATTTGGGCAAGGAAGGATTGCGCAAACTGTACGGGATCGAGGATCTGGACCATCCGAAGAACGACTACGAAAAGACGATTAATGAGCGCTTCTATTACGAAGTGAGCGTGATCAAAAAGACCAACTACATCAACTACTTCCTCGTGGTGGCGGACTTCATTCAGTGGGCGCGGGCCCAGGGTATTCCGGTCGGGCCGGGCCGTGGATCGGGTGCGGGATCGCTGCTGGCCTATTCGCTGGCAATTACCACGATCGAGCCGTTGAAGTATAACCTGATTTTTGAACGGTTCCTGAATCCGGACCGGGTATCCCCGCCTGACTTCGATATCGATTTCTGCCCGACGAAACGGCAGGACGTCATTCAGTATGTGCGCGAAAAATATGGCGAAGAGTGCTGCGGCCAGATCATCACCTTCGGAACGCTCGGCGCAAAAACGCTGATGCGCGACCTCGGCCGCGTGCTGGAAATTCCCCTGCCCTACTGCGACCGCCTGGCCAAAATGATCCCGGATACGCCGGGCACCACCATGGAAAAGGCGCTGGCGGAAAGTCCGGAATTCAAGCAGGCCACCAGCACGGAACCCGATGCCCTGCGCATCATGAAATATGCCAAACTGCTCGAAGGGCTCCCGCGTCACACGGGCATGCACGCCGCCGGCGTGGTGATCGGCGAAAAACCGCTGATTGAAATTATTCCGCTCACGAAAGAGGCGAAGGAAGGCCTCACCGTGGTGCAGTTCGAAAAAGGGCCCACCGAAGAAATCGGCCTGTTGAAAATGGACTTCCTCGGGCTGAAAAACCTGACGATTATTTATGAAGCCTGCGACCTGATCAAACGCAACCACGGCGTCGAAATCGACCCCGAAAAACTCGACATCAAAGATGCCAAAGCCTTTGAGCTGCTGGCGCGGGGCGACACCGTCGGTGTATTCCAGCTGGAATCGGGCGGTATGCGCGACACGCTGCGGCAGGTGGCGCCGGACTGCATTGAGGACATCATCGCCATTCTGGCCCTTTACCGTCCGGGGCCGATGCAGTTTATCCCGACCTATATCAAGCGGAAACACGGCCAGGAAACCGTCGAATACGACCACCCGATTCTTGAACCGATTCTCGAAGAAACCAACGGCATCATCGTCTATCAGGAACAGATTCAGCAGGCCGCCCAGAAGCTGGCCGGATTCTCGCTGGGTCAGGGGGATATTCTGCGCCGCGCCATGGGAAAGAAAAAGCCGGAGGTGATGGCCGAGCAGCGCGGAAAATTTGTTGAGGGCTGCAAAGAAACCAACGGTATCGACGAAAAACTCGCGAATAAGATTTTTGACAACATCACGGAATTCGCGAAATACGGTTTCAACAAATCGCACTCCACCGCCTATGGTTTTGTGACCTATCAGACTGCCTGGCTGAAGGCCCATTATCCGGCGGAATTCATGGCGGCGCTGCTTTCCGGTGAAATGGGCAACTCCGATAAACTGACCCAGTTTATCGGCGAAGCCAAGGAAATGGGCATCGATGTCCTGCCACCGAGCGTGAACGAAAGTATCGGGCATTTTAATGCGGTACAGGACGGCGGGGGGATCCGTTTCGGCCTCGCCGCGATCAAAGGCGTCGGCGAAGGCGTTGTGGAAGAAATCGTGAAAGAGCGCGATCAAAACGGCCCGTTTCTCGGCCTGATGGATTTCTGCGCCCGCATCACCAGCGCCAACAAAAAGGTGATCGAAAGTCTGATCCGCTCCGGTGCATTCGACTTCAGCAGTGCGCACCGCGCTCAACTGTTCAACGGCATCGATATCGCCATCGGCCGCGCCGCCGAAGCACTGAAGGATAAAGCGTCCGGGCAGGTATCGATGTTTGATATGATGGCCGGCAGCGAAGCCGAAGAGAGCAGCGCGGGTTCCGACGACGAATTGCCGGAAGTCAAACCCTGGAGCGAATCCGATATGCTCGCCGCCGAAAAAGAGCTGATCGGCTTCTTTATTTCCGGCCACCCGCTGGCCCGCTTTGAATGGGTGATCAATAAATTTGCCCTGAAAAAGGTGGCGGAAGTCGGCAAACTGCTTCCCGGAACACGGACGCGCTGCGGCGGAATGGTGACGGAAATGCGCAAGCTCTTCACCAAAAAAGACCAAAAGCCCATGGCGGTTTTCAGAATTGAAGGGCTCGAAGGCTCAATCAATGCGATCATTTTTCCGGGACCGTACGAGCAATATGGACACCTGCTTACGGAAGACGCCACCCTGATGTTCGGCGGAACCATGCTGGACGAAGAAGGCGGTGACCCGAAACTGCAGATTATGGAAATCTTTCCGCTCGATTCCGCGGCATCGACCTTCTGCGACCGGGTGAGCATCCACCTGCCGGAAATCGGCGTGAATGAGCAGGTGATTGGTGAGCTGAAAAGCACCATTCAGCAGTTCCGCGGCCCCATCCCTCTTCACATCTGTATTGAATTTGCCGAAGGACAGAAGATTTTCCTCAACACCGATCACGACTACAAGGTGCGGCCCTGCGATAAACTGGTGCATGGAATCGAGCAGGTCATCGGGGAAGGAACGGTCTTTGTTGCAGCTAAATCAGACGCATTGAAAAACCCGCCGAAACCCCGGAAATGGGAGCGGAAAAAAACTTAA
- a CDS encoding MBL fold metallo-hydrolase, which translates to MSLRKPPTGTLQGESFSWNGKSGGAFRGLQILVDNIAAEGLVAEHGFSVLIDAGGRKILMDTGQGHALEQNAAACGFELADADIFVLSHGHYDHTGAVDVVLGENPEIQVYGHPKIFSERFSIYPDRDPKEISMPSEQRLLVANLPDSHLHWVREPMEIAAGVGLTGPIPRSHALEDTGGPFFCDREGQRPDPIRDDMAMWIETPDGLLVVCGCCHSGLINTLDHIRNTTGGKRILGVIGGLHLKSASEERLAATVEALQKFAPAFMVPCHCTGATAVNYFRDHLDAEIISGFAGFNMRWRTNDE; encoded by the coding sequence ATGTCGCTTCGTAAACCTCCAACGGGTACGCTCCAAGGCGAATCTTTTTCCTGGAACGGGAAATCAGGCGGTGCATTCCGGGGACTGCAGATTCTGGTCGATAATATCGCGGCAGAGGGGCTGGTTGCTGAGCATGGCTTTTCGGTGCTGATTGACGCGGGCGGCAGAAAAATTCTGATGGATACAGGGCAGGGTCACGCACTGGAGCAGAATGCGGCGGCATGCGGGTTCGAGCTGGCGGATGCGGATATTTTTGTGCTGAGTCATGGTCATTATGACCATACAGGCGCGGTTGATGTGGTGCTTGGCGAAAATCCTGAGATTCAGGTGTATGGCCATCCGAAAATTTTCAGTGAGCGTTTCAGCATTTATCCGGACCGGGATCCGAAAGAAATTTCCATGCCTTCGGAACAGCGGCTGTTGGTGGCAAATCTACCCGATTCGCACCTGCACTGGGTTCGGGAGCCGATGGAGATTGCGGCGGGTGTCGGATTGACCGGACCAATTCCGCGTTCTCATGCACTGGAGGATACGGGCGGGCCTTTTTTCTGTGATCGGGAAGGGCAGCGGCCGGATCCGATCAGGGATGATATGGCGATGTGGATTGAGACTCCCGATGGATTGCTGGTGGTGTGCGGATGTTGCCATTCCGGTTTGATTAACACGCTCGACCACATAAGAAATACGACCGGTGGAAAACGGATTCTCGGTGTGATTGGCGGGCTTCACCTTAAAAGTGCGTCGGAAGAGCGGCTGGCCGCGACAGTAGAGGCTCTGCAGAAATTTGCGCCGGCCTTTATGGTTCCGTGTCACTGTACCGGAGCAACGGCGGTGAACTATTTCCGGGATCATCTCGATGCGGAAATTATATCCGGTTTCGCCGGTTTTAACATGAGGTGGAGAACGAACGATGAGTGA
- a CDS encoding ATP-binding protein, whose translation MKIAVASGKGGTGKTTLSCAMAFAAQEKVTLLDCDVEEPNSHFFIRPEIEHQEQVFRPVPAVDETKCTGCGECARVCQFNAIVTVNGKTLVFNELCHSCGACVRICPTGALHEVDQPIGQIETGRRDHVRFVSGRLDVGQAMSPPLIRRTLEQADAESLTIVDCPPGTSCPYVTAVKACDAALLVTEPTPFGLHDLKLAVETIRDLGVPFGVAVNRMTEEKNPIQAYCEAEGIPLLIQIPEDRRAAEAYSRGEPINTVMPELNERLAQIPEQLKAMI comes from the coding sequence ATGAAAATTGCCGTGGCATCTGGAAAAGGCGGAACAGGTAAAACGACCCTCTCCTGCGCTATGGCATTTGCCGCGCAGGAGAAGGTGACGTTGCTCGACTGCGATGTGGAAGAGCCTAACAGTCATTTTTTTATCCGTCCGGAAATAGAACATCAGGAACAGGTTTTTAGACCTGTACCTGCTGTTGATGAAACAAAATGTACCGGTTGCGGCGAATGCGCACGGGTGTGTCAGTTCAATGCCATCGTGACTGTGAACGGAAAGACCTTAGTATTTAACGAGCTCTGCCACAGCTGCGGGGCCTGCGTGAGAATCTGCCCCACTGGGGCGCTTCATGAAGTCGATCAGCCGATCGGGCAGATTGAAACGGGCCGTCGGGATCATGTCAGGTTTGTTTCCGGTCGTTTGGATGTGGGACAGGCGATGTCGCCGCCGCTGATCCGCCGGACGCTGGAGCAGGCGGATGCAGAATCGCTGACGATTGTGGATTGCCCGCCGGGGACATCCTGTCCGTACGTTACAGCGGTAAAAGCGTGTGATGCAGCGTTACTGGTTACGGAACCGACGCCGTTCGGATTGCACGATCTGAAGCTGGCGGTGGAAACGATCCGGGATCTCGGGGTTCCTTTCGGTGTGGCTGTCAACCGGATGACGGAGGAAAAAAATCCGATCCAGGCCTATTGTGAAGCCGAAGGGATTCCGCTGCTGATCCAGATTCCGGAGGATCGGCGAGCTGCCGAGGCCTATTCCCGCGGTGAACCGATCAATACCGTGATGCCGGAGCTCAATGAGCGGCTGGCGCAAATTCCCGAACAACTGAAGGCGATGATATGA
- the bioB gene encoding biotin synthase BioB, translating into MINELKETCMTGTGCSAEEALRLVDWDEAELLAAATEIREAFFGNKIELCSIINAKSGKCDMDCRFCSQSAHNSTEIDVYPFMDSQTLEAGIREDLKDGNRKCGVVTSGGKLSTGELRAFSDVVKKIGGGAEAPVCGSLGRLTPEDLAMLKASGVTRFHHNLETSENYYSEICTTQDWKQRLETVKAAQAAGLKVCSGGLFGMGESWEDRIDLALALRELGVDSVPINFLYAHPGTPMKDREPMSAEEALKIIAIYRFLLPNVTLRICGGRAHILGGRQSDLFAAGANGLMTGNYLTVAGAQYEADRIMIESLGLEIAPA; encoded by the coding sequence ATGATCAACGAACTTAAAGAAACGTGCATGACCGGAACGGGCTGTTCGGCCGAAGAGGCGTTGCGGCTTGTTGATTGGGATGAGGCGGAGCTGCTGGCGGCGGCCACGGAAATTCGTGAGGCGTTTTTCGGGAATAAAATTGAGCTTTGTTCGATTATCAATGCCAAGAGCGGCAAGTGTGATATGGACTGCCGGTTTTGTTCCCAGAGTGCGCATAACTCGACCGAGATTGATGTTTATCCGTTTATGGATTCCCAGACCCTGGAGGCCGGGATACGTGAGGATCTTAAGGACGGAAATCGGAAATGCGGTGTGGTGACCAGCGGCGGAAAGTTGTCGACGGGGGAGTTGCGTGCGTTTTCGGACGTGGTGAAAAAGATCGGCGGCGGGGCCGAGGCCCCGGTTTGCGGATCGCTGGGCCGTCTGACGCCGGAAGATTTGGCGATGCTTAAAGCGTCGGGCGTGACGCGGTTTCATCATAATCTGGAAACGTCTGAAAATTATTATTCCGAAATCTGCACGACGCAGGACTGGAAGCAGCGTTTGGAAACCGTCAAAGCGGCTCAGGCCGCCGGACTGAAGGTCTGCAGCGGGGGACTGTTCGGCATGGGCGAAAGCTGGGAAGACCGGATTGATCTGGCCCTTGCTTTGCGTGAACTTGGCGTCGATTCTGTTCCGATCAATTTTCTCTATGCTCATCCCGGAACGCCGATGAAAGACCGGGAACCGATGTCCGCGGAGGAGGCATTGAAAATCATCGCCATTTACCGTTTTCTGCTGCCGAATGTCACGCTGCGGATCTGCGGGGGACGGGCGCATATTCTCGGAGGCCGCCAGTCGGACCTCTTCGCTGCCGGTGCAAACGGTTTGATGACGGGAAATTATCTGACTGTTGCCGGTGCTCAGTACGAGGCTGACCGGATTATGATTGAATCGCTGGGGCTGGAAATTGCTCCGGCTTAA
- a CDS encoding PTS sugar transporter subunit IIA, producing MHEIMTIEEVAEYLRVSERTVYDWAQKGDLPGGKLGTTWRFKRSDVENWVNSRISQQTPSKKKGMTSSATLTAERILILDECDKDTVLRNLVDLLAETPFVHNRDELLKGIFAREELMSTGIGFGVGVPHVRIDSVSDLVMAVAVSKKPISGYSSLDNQPVQIVCMLAARSDQHAKYIRTLSGVSNRLKDAAVRKAIIEADDPAFIHSQLFGE from the coding sequence ATGCACGAAATTATGACAATTGAGGAAGTCGCTGAATATCTGCGCGTTTCTGAGCGAACGGTCTATGACTGGGCGCAGAAAGGGGATCTGCCCGGCGGTAAGCTGGGAACCACCTGGCGCTTTAAGCGCAGTGACGTGGAAAACTGGGTGAATTCCCGGATTTCGCAGCAGACGCCATCGAAGAAAAAAGGGATGACCAGCAGTGCGACGCTGACGGCAGAACGGATTCTGATTCTCGATGAGTGCGATAAGGACACCGTCCTGCGGAATCTGGTTGATCTATTGGCGGAAACGCCGTTTGTACATAATCGCGATGAACTGCTGAAAGGGATTTTTGCCCGCGAGGAGTTGATGAGCACGGGCATCGGTTTCGGGGTCGGGGTGCCGCATGTGCGTATTGATTCGGTCTCCGATCTGGTGATGGCAGTGGCGGTTTCCAAAAAACCGATCAGCGGGTATTCCTCGCTCGATAACCAGCCGGTACAGATTGTCTGCATGCTTGCGGCTCGTTCCGACCAGCATGCAAAATATATCCGGACGCTTTCGGGGGTCAGCAACCGGTTGAAAGATGCCGCCGTTCGCAAGGCGATCATTGAAGCCGACGATCCCGCATTTATTCACTCTCAGCTGTTCGGCGAGTAA
- a CDS encoding iron-sulfur cluster assembly scaffold protein, translated as MYDDIIKQLEERAKRFGPMRDANGHAKVHGECGDTVEVWLRIDGGKIRKSSFLTDGCGYSKHCCSTAICMSEGMTVGEAESLSGADVLKKCDPIPPDHFHCADLAAETIHEAVESFKSGPVKGWKPKLFRR; from the coding sequence ATGTACGATGATATCATTAAGCAGCTCGAGGAGCGTGCAAAGCGTTTCGGACCGATGCGGGATGCAAACGGTCATGCTAAAGTTCACGGAGAGTGCGGCGATACGGTGGAGGTGTGGCTGCGGATTGACGGTGGAAAAATTCGTAAAAGCTCTTTTCTTACAGATGGATGCGGTTATTCGAAGCATTGCTGTTCTACGGCAATCTGTATGTCGGAGGGGATGACGGTCGGAGAGGCGGAATCGCTGAGCGGTGCGGATGTGTTGAAAAAATGCGACCCGATTCCGCCGGATCATTTTCACTGTGCGGATCTGGCTGCGGAGACGATTCATGAAGCGGTGGAAAGTTTCAAATCCGGTCCCGTCAAGGGATGGAAACCGAAACTCTTCAGACGGTAA
- a CDS encoding ATP-binding protein, producing MKELVIISGKGGTGKTSITASFAALADHPVLVDCDVDAADLHLVLQPEIQTSETFVSGHVAEIRTGDCTQCGLCMAVCRFDAITDFRVDAMACEGCGACVEFCPEKAIDFPEQECGIWHRSKTRHGSMVHARMHPGAENSGKLVSLLRTEAGKLAERENAGLILVDGSPGIGCPVIASITGADAVLVVTEPTLSGEHDLKRVLQLVSHFRIPAMVCVNKWDINKEMTSQIEALAESMNAVPVGRVPYDAAVTAAQVNARALVESSDGAAARAVRGIWGAIQKQLFAEECCHVAS from the coding sequence ATGAAAGAACTGGTGATCATCAGTGGGAAAGGGGGAACGGGGAAAACCAGCATTACGGCCTCGTTTGCGGCTCTGGCCGACCATCCGGTGCTGGTGGACTGCGATGTCGATGCGGCCGACCTGCACTTGGTACTGCAGCCGGAGATCCAGACCTCGGAAACTTTTGTGAGTGGACATGTGGCCGAAATCCGGACCGGGGACTGTACTCAGTGCGGTCTGTGCATGGCGGTTTGCCGTTTTGATGCGATTACCGATTTCAGGGTGGATGCCATGGCGTGCGAAGGCTGCGGGGCCTGCGTTGAATTCTGTCCGGAAAAAGCGATCGATTTTCCGGAACAGGAATGCGGGATCTGGCATCGTTCGAAAACGCGTCACGGTTCGATGGTGCACGCACGGATGCATCCCGGTGCGGAAAATTCGGGGAAGCTGGTGAGTCTGCTGCGGACCGAAGCCGGAAAGCTGGCGGAACGGGAGAATGCCGGTCTGATTCTGGTGGACGGTTCTCCGGGGATTGGCTGTCCGGTGATTGCGTCGATAACCGGTGCCGATGCGGTGCTGGTGGTTACCGAGCCGACGCTTTCGGGCGAGCACGATCTTAAGCGGGTACTTCAGCTGGTTTCCCATTTCCGGATTCCGGCCATGGTTTGTGTGAACAAGTGGGATATTAACAAAGAAATGACTTCACAGATTGAGGCACTGGCGGAATCAATGAACGCGGTGCCGGTCGGCCGGGTTCCCTATGATGCTGCTGTGACGGCTGCCCAGGTTAATGCCCGGGCGCTGGTCGAGAGTTCCGATGGCGCTGCCGCCCGGGCGGTGCGTGGAATCTGGGGAGCCATTCAAAAACAGCTTTTCGCTGAGGAGTGTTGCCATGTCGCTTCGTAA